In one Umezawaea sp. Da 62-37 genomic region, the following are encoded:
- a CDS encoding YlxR family protein has protein sequence MRRRRVPHRPGRPHPVRLNELQGIDYSVVERRGSVATHIGPARTCIGCRARTLPSELLRVVVVDGTLVPDTRRRLPGRGAWLHLDLDCLTNAERRRAFPRALRVQGPLAVDHVREHLEQHEKAAGTSLGEE, from the coding sequence ATGCGGAGGCGGCGGGTGCCGCACCGGCCGGGGCGACCGCATCCGGTTCGGCTGAATGAGCTGCAGGGGATAGACTACTCAGTGGTTGAACGTCGGGGATCGGTTGCAACGCACATCGGCCCAGCTCGTACGTGCATTGGATGCCGCGCTCGGACGTTGCCCTCCGAGCTGCTGCGCGTGGTGGTGGTGGACGGAACGCTTGTTCCGGACACCCGCCGACGGTTGCCGGGTCGGGGCGCTTGGTTGCACCTTGATCTCGATTGCCTCACGAACGCCGAACGGCGACGAGCGTTCCCCAGGGCCCTCAGGGTCCAGGGGCCGCTTGCCGTCGATCATGTGCGTGAGCACCTCGAGCAGCATGAGAAGGCCGCGGGAACGTCCCTCGGCGAGGAGTAG
- the nusA gene encoding transcription termination factor NusA → MNVDIAALRAIERDKDIPFEVVLEAIETALLTAYKHTEGHHAHSRVEIDKKTGTVRVLAQDLAPDGTVEDEWDDTPEGFGRIAATTARQVILQRLRDAEHERTFGEFSAKEGEIIGGVVQRDARANARGMVVVQVGDTEGVLPPAEQVSGETYQHGSRLKCYVVGVSRGARGPQITLSRTHPNLVRRLFALEVPEIADGTVEIPAVAREAGHRSKIAVKSTVSGVNAKGACIGPMGARVRNVMSELAGEKIDIIDHSDDPATFVGNALSPAKVVSVTVLDERAKTARVVVPDFQLSLAIGKEGQNARLAARLTGWRIDIRSDAEAAGAAPAGATASGSAE, encoded by the coding sequence GTGAACGTCGACATCGCTGCTCTCCGCGCGATCGAACGGGACAAGGACATCCCCTTCGAAGTCGTGCTGGAAGCCATCGAGACCGCGCTCCTGACGGCCTACAAGCACACCGAGGGCCACCACGCGCATTCCCGCGTGGAGATCGACAAGAAGACCGGCACCGTCCGGGTGCTCGCCCAGGACCTGGCGCCGGACGGCACGGTCGAGGACGAGTGGGACGACACCCCCGAGGGCTTCGGCCGGATCGCCGCGACCACGGCCCGGCAGGTCATCCTGCAGCGCCTGCGCGACGCCGAGCACGAGCGCACCTTCGGTGAGTTCTCCGCGAAGGAGGGCGAGATCATCGGCGGCGTCGTCCAGCGCGACGCCCGCGCGAACGCCCGCGGCATGGTCGTCGTCCAGGTCGGCGACACCGAGGGCGTCCTGCCCCCGGCGGAGCAGGTGTCCGGCGAGACCTACCAGCACGGGTCGCGGCTCAAGTGCTACGTCGTCGGCGTCTCGCGCGGCGCGCGCGGCCCGCAGATCACCCTGTCCCGGACGCACCCGAACCTCGTGCGCAGGCTCTTCGCGCTGGAGGTCCCGGAGATCGCGGACGGCACCGTGGAGATCCCCGCGGTGGCACGTGAGGCGGGTCACCGTTCGAAGATCGCGGTGAAGTCGACGGTGTCCGGAGTCAACGCCAAGGGCGCCTGCATCGGCCCGATGGGCGCCCGCGTCCGCAACGTCATGAGCGAGCTGGCGGGCGAGAAGATCGACATCATCGACCACTCGGACGACCCGGCCACTTTCGTCGGGAATGCCTTGTCACCTGCCAAGGTTGTGTCGGTGACGGTGCTGGACGAGCGTGCGAAGACGGCGCGCGTCGTGGTGCCGGACTTCCAGCTTTCGCTGGCGATCGGCAAGGAAGGTCAGAACGCCCGGCTCGCCGCGCGGCTGACCGGATGGCGCATCGACATCCGCAGCGATGCGGAGGCGGCGGGTGCCGCACCGGCCGGGGCGACCGCATCCGGTTCGGCTGAATGA
- the infB gene encoding translation initiation factor IF-2, with protein sequence MAGKARVHELAKELGVTSKEVLTKLADQGEYVKSASSTVEAPVARRLRDAYSKNDAKPKPAGRPGPPKPAAPAPAAPVQSAPEVRSDSKPAAGGRPGPVPGRPGPMPGPKPPAPKPAPQQQPIAAAPAPAPVAPAAKAPQPQQQAPVAPAAAAAASTPAPTSQPQKPAGPRPGPRVVPQPAQPVQPAAQQSPSVVPPRPQSPKPAGPRPPRPGNNPFGVGGGAPAPRPSGPRPSGQPGGGQPGGGNQGERDSGGSSDRRPSSKPGDSRPAGPRPGGSAGSGGPRPNPGSMPPRPNPGMMPGRPAPAPRPGGGGGRPSPGGGGGRPGGGGGGGGRPGGGGGGAGGGFRPGGGGGGAGGGFRPGGGGGGGGGAGGGFRPGGGGGAPAGGGGGFRGRPGGGGAGRGGTAGAFGRPGGPARRGRKSKRQKRQEYMDNMQAPSVGGVRLPKGNGEVVRLARGASLTDFADKINANPASLVQVLFHLGEMVTATQSVSDEILELLGSEMNYQVQVVSPEEEDRDLLGTFDITYGDDAGGEEDLQIRPPVVTVMGHVDHGKTRLLDTIRKTKVHEGEAGGITQHIGAYQVRTELQGNERLITFIDTPGHEAFTAMRARGATSTDIAVIVVAADDGVMPQTVEAINHAQAAGAPIVVAVNKIDKEGANPDKIRQQLTEYNLVAEEYGGDTMFVDISAKQGTNIDGLLEAILLTADASLDLRANPNMEAQGVAIEAHLDRGRGPVATVLVQRGTLRVGDSIVAGGAYGRVRRMVDEHNVDVIEATPSRPVQVIGLTSVPGAGDTFLVVDEDRVARQIAERRQARQRNAMNASRRKRVSLEDLDAALKETNQLNLIIKGDNSGTVEALEDALLKIEVGDDVELRVIHRGVGGITEGDINLAIADNVIVLGFNVRAEGKATELANREGVDVRYYTVIYQAIDEIEAALKGMLKPEYEEVQLGRAEIRDVFKSSKVGTIAGCMVLSGEMRRNARARLLRDGNVIQENLPISSLRRFKDDATEVREGFECGLTLGNYSDLKVGDVVETFEMREKPRA encoded by the coding sequence GTGGCAGGGAAGGCCCGTGTGCACGAGCTCGCGAAAGAGCTCGGCGTCACCAGTAAAGAAGTGCTCACGAAGCTCGCCGACCAAGGCGAGTACGTGAAGTCCGCATCCTCCACGGTCGAGGCCCCGGTGGCCCGTCGACTGCGCGACGCGTACTCCAAGAACGATGCGAAGCCGAAGCCGGCAGGCCGTCCCGGCCCGCCGAAGCCCGCGGCGCCCGCACCGGCAGCGCCCGTGCAGTCCGCCCCGGAGGTCAGGTCCGACTCCAAGCCCGCCGCGGGCGGTCGTCCCGGCCCCGTGCCCGGCCGCCCCGGTCCGATGCCCGGCCCGAAGCCCCCGGCTCCGAAGCCCGCGCCCCAGCAGCAGCCCATCGCCGCTGCCCCCGCGCCCGCTCCGGTAGCCCCCGCGGCCAAGGCCCCGCAGCCCCAGCAGCAGGCCCCGGTGGCTCCCGCCGCCGCGGCCGCCGCGTCGACGCCCGCGCCGACGTCCCAGCCGCAGAAGCCCGCAGGCCCCCGTCCGGGCCCGCGCGTCGTTCCGCAGCCCGCACAGCCCGTGCAGCCCGCGGCCCAGCAGAGCCCGTCCGTGGTTCCGCCGCGGCCGCAGTCGCCGAAGCCCGCCGGACCCCGTCCGCCGCGGCCCGGCAACAACCCCTTCGGCGTCGGCGGTGGCGCACCCGCGCCGCGTCCGTCCGGCCCGCGTCCGTCCGGCCAGCCCGGTGGTGGCCAGCCCGGTGGCGGCAACCAGGGTGAGCGCGACAGCGGTGGCAGCAGCGACCGCCGTCCCTCGTCCAAGCCCGGCGACAGCCGTCCGGCCGGTCCCCGTCCCGGCGGTTCCGCCGGTTCCGGTGGTCCGCGTCCCAACCCCGGCTCGATGCCCCCTCGCCCGAACCCCGGCATGATGCCCGGTCGTCCGGCGCCCGCTCCCCGCCCCGGTGGCGGCGGCGGTCGTCCCAGCCCCGGTGGCGGCGGAGGCCGTCCTGGTGGCGGTGGCGGCGGTGGCGGTCGTCCCGGCGGCGGTGGCGGCGGTGCCGGTGGCGGCTTCCGCCCCGGTGGCGGCGGTGGCGGTGCCGGTGGCGGCTTCCGTCCCGGTGGCGGCGGTGGCGGTGGCGGCGGTGCCGGTGGCGGTTTCCGTCCCGGTGGCGGCGGCGGTGCTCCGGCCGGTGGCGGCGGCGGTTTCCGCGGTCGTCCCGGTGGCGGTGGCGCCGGTCGTGGTGGCACCGCTGGTGCCTTCGGCCGTCCTGGTGGTCCGGCGCGACGTGGACGCAAGTCCAAGCGCCAGAAGCGCCAGGAGTACATGGACAACATGCAGGCCCCCTCGGTCGGCGGCGTCCGCCTGCCGAAGGGCAACGGCGAGGTTGTCCGCCTTGCCCGCGGCGCCTCGCTGACCGACTTCGCCGACAAGATCAACGCCAACCCGGCCTCGCTGGTGCAGGTGCTGTTCCACCTCGGTGAAATGGTCACGGCCACGCAGTCCGTGTCGGACGAGATCCTCGAGCTGCTCGGCTCGGAGATGAACTACCAGGTCCAGGTCGTCTCCCCCGAGGAAGAGGACCGCGACCTGCTGGGCACGTTCGACATCACCTACGGCGACGACGCCGGTGGCGAGGAGGACCTGCAGATCCGTCCGCCGGTCGTCACCGTCATGGGTCACGTCGACCACGGCAAGACGCGCCTCCTCGACACCATCCGCAAGACGAAGGTGCACGAGGGCGAGGCCGGTGGCATCACCCAGCACATCGGTGCCTACCAGGTCCGCACGGAGCTCCAGGGCAACGAGCGCCTGATCACCTTCATCGACACCCCCGGTCACGAGGCGTTCACCGCCATGCGTGCCCGAGGCGCGACGTCCACGGACATCGCGGTCATCGTGGTCGCGGCCGACGACGGCGTCATGCCGCAGACGGTCGAGGCGATCAACCACGCTCAGGCGGCGGGCGCGCCGATCGTGGTCGCGGTGAACAAGATCGACAAGGAGGGCGCGAACCCGGACAAGATCCGGCAGCAGCTCACCGAGTACAACCTGGTGGCCGAGGAATACGGTGGCGACACCATGTTCGTCGACATCTCGGCGAAGCAGGGCACCAACATCGACGGCCTTCTCGAGGCCATCCTGTTGACCGCCGACGCCTCGCTCGACCTGCGGGCCAACCCGAACATGGAAGCGCAGGGCGTCGCCATCGAGGCGCACCTGGACCGCGGCCGTGGCCCGGTGGCGACCGTCCTGGTCCAGCGCGGCACGCTCCGCGTCGGCGACTCGATCGTCGCCGGTGGCGCCTACGGCCGTGTCCGTCGCATGGTCGACGAGCACAACGTGGACGTCATCGAGGCCACCCCGTCCCGTCCGGTGCAGGTCATCGGCCTCACCTCGGTGCCCGGCGCCGGTGACACCTTCCTCGTCGTGGACGAGGACCGGGTCGCCCGCCAGATCGCCGAACGCCGCCAGGCACGTCAGCGCAACGCCATGAACGCGTCGCGTCGCAAGCGGGTCAGCCTCGAGGACCTGGACGCAGCGCTGAAGGAGACGAACCAGCTCAACCTGATCATCAAGGGCGACAACTCGGGTACCGTCGAGGCACTCGAGGACGCGCTCCTGAAGATCGAGGTCGGCGACGACGTCGAGCTGCGAGTCATCCACCGCGGTGTCGGTGGCATCACCGAAGGCGACATCAACCTCGCCATCGCCGACAACGTCATCGTGCTCGGCTTCAACGTCCGCGCGGAGGGCAAGGCCACCGAGCTGGCCAACCGCGAAGGCGTCGACGTCCGGTACTACACGGTGATCTACCAGGCGATCGACGAGATCGAAGCGGCCCTCAAGGGCATGCTCAAGCCGGAGTACGAAGAGGTCCAGCTTGGCCGCGCGGAGATCCGCGACGTGTTCAAGTCCTCCAAGGTCGGCACGATCGCGGGTTGCATGGTCCTTTCGGGCGAAATGCGCCGCAACGCACGGGCTCGCCTGCTGCGCGACGGCAACGTCATCCAGGAGAACCTGCCGATCAGCTCGCTGCGGCGGTTCAAGGACGACGCGACCGAGGTCCGCGAGGGCTTCGAGTGTGGTCTGACGCTGGGCAACTACAGCGACTTGAAGGTCGGCGACGTCGTCGAGACCTTCGAGATGCGCGAGAAGCCCCGCGCCTGA